A stretch of DNA from Coccidioides posadasii str. Silveira chromosome 1, complete sequence:
AGTGCACAAATATGGGTTCGCCAGACAATAAAATGACAGGTGGACAAACAGGTAGTTCAAGAAGTATTGAAGATTATGTTATGTTCCACCATTTGTCCTTTCCATTAGTGCGTTCATTAGTTGTTCATAGCTGTTCGCAGCAGACGGATGCCGAGATAAGATCTCTGCAATGACGTTGAATTGAGCGACATCTGCATTTGGAGCATGTCTTAAGACCTCCTCAATGGTAGGTGATGAGGCAAGCTGCTCCCCTAGAACGTGGACTGCAGCTGCTTTTCCATTGAGTACTAGCGGAGATTGAGGTTGAGAATATGGTGGCGGCGGACTATAATGTCCCTGAGACTGTGAAGGTGATCCAGAAGGTCGATCCGTGTCCTGGTAGGAAAGTGAATGTTGAGAATATCGTGCAGTTGGGGTAGCTGTTAGTGGACTAGCCGCGGTAGCTGGAGGATGTTGCGGCGTGACGGCATTTGAGTGATTGTTACTTGTCTTGAGGACGAATACCACAAGCAATAGCCGCTCGGGCGTTGGGTTTTCAATAGCATTGTTCTCAAGGATCTCCATAAATTCTGGCTTTCTGCCTGAGCCTGCCTCAACGGGAACGAGATATGTGTCCTTCACAGCGGGAAGAGGATGTTTTCCCATAACACCATACCGTTTTCGTCGAACGAAGTAATCGAATAAGTTGTTGAAGCTCACGACATCATCAGGAGCATCTGGGGGTGGAATTGCCACAACTGTGATATCCACCGTGTGACTGTATCGAAGTCCACACACATAATTTGTTGCAAGTTGGATATCGATGCGGCCGTCAATTGTCAACGAAGGAGGAACTAATTGCGACCATGGGATCCTTGCGCTAAGGTCAGCACCGCCAACAAATCGTGCTCCAGCGGAAAAACTGGCAACCCCATCCATCAAAACTTTTCCACGCCAGATGATGTCGGGCCCAGGGAAGTCTTTGGGTGAATATGGTGGCGACTCCGGCTCTTCGTCTTTCAGCAATTGATCAATTTCAGCATCAGCCTGAACCTTATGCGTGGATGGAGGCGGATGCTCCTGTGGGAACACTGTTGGCCCAAATTGCGGCGGGTCATGATGAGGAACAGCCCCCGGGGACTGAACGCTTGACCAGACATTTTGGATATTGAAGTCATCCGACGCAGACCGTCCAGGTCTCCCAGTGAGAATCACTTGTGTGTCAATAGGTTGCGGTTTCTGGTTCTGTTGGACAGCGTCCATAGATCCAGTTCGTCCCGTGGCTGGGCTTGCTGCACGAGGACTCATTGCTTCCCCAAGGGTATCACGTCGAGCAGGGGCAGTCGAGAAGACAGACTCAGTTCCGACAAACTGGGGATCAGATTCCACAAATTCTTCGCCCTTGTGGGTCCGTCTGATGCGTGGACCCGTCTCTTGGATGATGATATGCTGTCGTTCCGCCTCGCGCTTGATTTCGTCGTCTCTCTGTCGTAGCTCCTCACTGGCCATGTCTTGCGTGCTCATTTTGGAGAAGGCATCAGGAGTAATACGACCTACAAGCAGACTATCACGTAATGAAGGATTCTTCCTTACATTGAACAGTATGGTCCGCATCTGCTGTCTATAGGGATCATTGGGTTCCCCTGACCCTCCACAGAGGTTTTGATACATTGCTTGTTCAATTGCGAACCCCAGGTACTCTCCTACACTCTCTTTGGTCCTTCCTTCTGGAATCGAAAACTTTCCTTGCTCCTGTGCTACTCCAGCTTGCTCAACGAAGAGCTTGATTAAGGCATTTGCAACATTTTTCCTAGCTTGGGTCAAGGTGGTTGCACCACTGGCGGTTGCCTCTGTAGGAGACTTGCTTGTCTTTGCGCCGTGAGTGGTGGGACTTCCTGCCATACTCGCCTTCCGACTCTGCGCCGGAGACTTCTTGATCTCCTGAGGATGGACAGTTGGTAGACCACTGACTGAGAGTCTCTGGAGCTTGGGTTTCGGTTCCTGGCATGTCCACGGTCAGCGATTAGCTTTTGGATAAGATATTGATTTGACTTACCGGTTCGTGTTGTCCAGTATCTGCATGATCGGAAtattttctcttctgagAGCTAGTGGTTTGCTCTTGGATCCCAGTATTTGTTGGAGGGCCATTCTGAATTTCATTAACGGCTTGAATAGGTTCCTGGGTGGGGGCTGCTGATGCACGCGGAGTTGTATCACTTGTTTCGGGTTTCACATCGCTGActctgctttttcttccacGTTTGCCACCTTTCCTGCgtcttgcttttctttcttcggCAGCCTGGGCTCGCTTCTGGGCAACTTCCTCCCAAGGCTTTTCACCACGTGCCATTCTCTCTAGGAGGACTTTATGATTCTCGGGCCTGCATTGCTCACAGTAGTACTCTGCCGGCTCTTCACCCTTTGCAAAGTCAAGTCCCATGCAATCATTGTGCTGCCACGCAGAACATTTGTCGCAACAGATCATGTCACGCTCCacatcctctt
This window harbors:
- a CDS encoding uncharacterized protein (EggNog:ENOG410QDQ7~COG:K~BUSCO:2592at33183), with the translated sequence MAEEPRRSGRATKGQHKNLDMPEPPPKRKGKSQTKAPKQTAEPTPPENEEDEIIRCICGEYEEEEDVERDMICCDKCSAWQHNDCMGLDFAKGEEPAEYYCEQCRPENHKVLLERMARGEKPWEEVAQKRAQAAEERKARRRKGGKRGRKSRVSDVKPETSDTTPRASAAPTQEPIQAVNEIQNGPPTNTGIQEQTTSSQKRKYSDHADTGQHEPEPKPKLQRLSVSGLPTVHPQEIKKSPAQSRKASMAGSPTTHGAKTSKSPTEATASGATTLTQARKNVANALIKLFVEQAGVAQEQGKFSIPEGRTKESVGEYLGFAIEQAMYQNLCGGSGEPNDPYRQQMRTILFNVRKNPSLRDSLLVGRITPDAFSKMSTQDMASEELRQRDDEIKREAERQHIIIQETGPRIRRTHKGEEFVESDPQFVGTESVFSTAPARRDTLGEAMSPRAASPATGRTGSMDAVQQNQKPQPIDTQVILTGRPGRSASDDFNIQNVWSSVQSPGAVPHHDPPQFGPTVFPQEHPPPSTHKVQADAEIDQLLKDEEPESPPYSPKDFPGPDIIWRGKVLMDGVASFSAGARFVGGADLSARIPWSQLVPPSLTIDGRIDIQLATNYVCGLRYSHTVDITVVAIPPPDAPDDVVSFNNLFDYFVRRKRYGVMGKHPLPAVKDTYLVPVEAGSGRKPEFMEILENNAIENPTPERLLLVVFVLKTSNNHSNAVTPQHPPATAASPLTATPTARYSQHSLSYQDTDRPSGSPSQSQGHYSPPPPYSQPQSPLVLNGKAAAVHVLGEQLASSPTIEEVLRHAPNADVAQFNVIAEILSRHPSAANSYEQLMNALMERTNGGT